A single genomic interval of Hevea brasiliensis isolate MT/VB/25A 57/8 chromosome 4, ASM3005281v1, whole genome shotgun sequence harbors:
- the LOC131179207 gene encoding ABC transporter C family member 3-like: MELADSLRHGMLAFLSNSPSLMYSGTHFLFKPIFLRGFSGSLHLGLLFVLFVSFVWKKLWGGDGEGSKDRFNKNERALCYKQTVFCCLGVSVFSIVWCLLNYFYWYKNGWSGDELVTLLDLALRTLSWGALSVYLHSQFFDSANTKFPFLLRVWWGFYFSFSCYCLVVDLVLCGKHVSLQVQYLASDAVSVFAGLFLCFVGFLKIKGEDTLLDEPLLNGDSSNKSESTKSRGGDTVTPYANAGHFSILTFSWMGSLIAVGNKKTLDLEDVPQLYSGDSVVGAFPVFRNKLELDSGAASGVTTFKLVKALFFSAWKEILWTALLAVLYTSASYVGPYLIDAFVQCLNGRGKFKNQGYLLASAFLVGKLVECLTQRHWFFRLQQIGIRLRAVLVAMIYNKGLTLSCQSKQGHTSGEIINFMTVDAERIGDFSWYMHDPWLVIIQVALALFILSKNLGLASLATLVATVVVMLLNYPLGRLQENFQDKLMKCKDKRMKATSEILRNMRILKLQAWEMKFLSKIEELRKTEAGWLKKFVYSSSIVSFVFWGAPTFVSVATFGACMLMGIPLESGKILSALATFRILQEPIYNLPDTISMIVQTKVSLDRIASFLRLDDLQSDVVEKFLRGSSDTAIEIVDGNFSWDLSSPNPTLKDINFKVFHGMRVAVCGTVGSGKSSLLSCILGEVPKISGTLRLCGKKAYVAQSPWIQSGKIEENILFGEEMDRERYERILEACSLKKDLEILSFGDQTVIGERGINLSGGQKQRIQIARALYQDADIYLFDDPFSAVDAHTGSHLFKEVLLGLLSSKTVIYVTHQVEFLPAADLILVMKDGRITQAGNYNDILNSESDFMELVGAHKTALSALDSKQAGPASGNDSVSKDNNGMRTTNGVPQKEENKDLQIGKADEMAEPKGQIVQEEEREKGRVGFPVYWKYLTTAYGGALVPFILLAQILFQILQIGSNYWMAWATPVSKDVKPVVSSYTLMVVYVALAVGSSFCILARSTLLVTAGYKTATLLFNKMHLCIFRAPMSFFDSTPSGRILNRASTDQSAVDMQIPYQVGAVAFSMIQLLGIIAVMSQVAWQVFIVFIPVIAACIWYQQYYIPSARELSRLVGVCKAPVIQHFAETISGSTTIRSFDQQLRFQETNMKLMDSYSRPLFHSAAAMEWLCFRLDMFSSVTFAFSLFFLISFPKGIDPAIAGLAVTYGLNLNMLQAWVIWNICNMENKIISVERIIQYMSIPSEPPLVIDENRPDYFWPSHGEVDIGNLQVRYAPHMPLVLRGLTCTFPGGKKTGIVGRTGSGKSTLIQTLFRIVEPAAGQILIDGINISLIGVHDLRSRLSIIPQDPTMFEGTVRSNLDPLDEYTDEQIWEALDKCQLGDEVRKKEKKLDSTVTENGENWSMGQRQLVCLGRVLLKKSKVLVLDEATASVDTATDNLIQQTIRQHFSDCTVITIAHRITSVLDSDMVLLLTQGLIEEYDTPTRLLESNSSSFAQLVAEYSARSNSSFEKLS; encoded by the exons ATGGAACTTGCTGATTCTTTGAGGCATGGTATGTTAGCTTTTCTTTCCAACTCACCCTCTTTAATGTATTCAGGTACACATTTTCTCTTTAAACCAATTTTCCTACGCGGATTTTCTGGTTCATTACACTTGGGTTTGTTATTTGTGTTATTCGTTTCGTTTGTCTGGAAGAAACTTTGGGGGGGTGATGGTGAAGGTTCTAAAGATAGGTTCAATAAGAATGAGAGAGCCTTGTGTTACAAACAGACTGTGTTCTGTTGTTTGGGTGTTTCGGTGTTTAGTATTGTCTGGTGTTTATTGAACTACTTCTATTGGTATAAAAATGGTTGGTCTGGTGATGAACTAGTGACCCTTTTGGATTTAGCTCTTAGAACACTCTCTTGGGGTGCACTTTCGGTTTACTTGCACAGCCAATTTTTTGATTCAGCTAATACAAAGTTCCCATTTCTATTGAGAGTTTGGTGGGGCTTTTATTTCTCATTTTCTTGTTATTGTCTTGTTGTGGACCTTGTTCTCTGTGGAAAACATGTTTCCTTACAAGTTCAGTATTTAGCATCCGATGCAGTCTCTGTGTTCGCTGGTTTGTTTCTCTGTTTTGTGGGCTTCTTGAAAATTAAGGGTGAAGATACCCTTCTCGATGAACCCCTCTTGAATGGTGATTCAAGTAATAAGTCGGAGTCAACTAAGTCTAGAGGGGGTGACACTGTAACTCCTTACGCAAATGCTGGTCACTTCAGTATCCTTACCTTCTCTTGGATGGGTTCTCTAATTGCCGTTggcaataagaaaactttagacCTTGAGGATGTTCCTCAACTTTATAGTGGCGATAGTGTAGTTGGGGCATTTCCGGTTTTCAGAAATAAACTTGAGTTGGATAGTGGGGCTGCTAGCGGAGTTACCACGTTTAAACTCGTGAAGGCCTTGTTCTTCTCTGCTTGGAAGGAAATTCTGTGGACAGCTTTACTAGCTGTGTTATACACATCAGCTTCTTATGTTGGCCCATACCTTATAGATGCATTTGTTCAATGTCTCAATGGGCGAGGAAAGTTCAAAAATCAGGGATATCTTTTAGCTTCAGCCTTTTTGGTTGGAAAACTTGTAGAGTGCCTCACACAGAGGCATTGGTTCTTTAGGTTGCAGCAAATTGGAATTAGGCTGCGTGCAGTACTTGTGGCAATGATCTACAACAAAGGCTTGACCCTTTCATGCCAGTCAAAGCAGGGCCATACTAGTGGGGAGATCATCAATTTTATGACTGTTGATGCAGAGCGGATTGGTGACTTTAGCTGGTACATGCATGATCCATGGCTGGTCATTATCCAAGTTGCTTTGGCGTTGTTCATATTGTCTAAAAATCTTGGTCTTGCATCTCTTGCTACTTTGGTTGCAACAGTTGTTGTCATGTTATTGAACTATCCGCTGGGAAGATTACAGGAGAACTTTCAGGATAAGTTGATGAAATGTAAGGATAAAAGAATGAAGGCAACTTCTGAGATTTTAAGGAATATGAGAATCCTCAAGCTTCAGGCGTGGGAAATGAAGTTTTTGTCTAAGATTGAAGAGCTGCGGAAGACTGAGGCAGGATGGTTGAAGAAATTTGTTTACAGTTCATCAATTGTCAGTTTTGTCTTTTGGGGGGCTCCTACTTTTGTGTCTGTGGCTACTTTTGGTGCTTGTATGCTTATGGGAATTCCGCTCGAGTCAGGAAAGATCTTATCAGCGCTTGCAACGTTCAGGATTCTTCAAGAGCCTATCTATAATCTTCCTGACACAATTTCTATGATAGTTCAGACCAAGGTTTCCCTTGATAGAATTGCATCTTTCCTCCGTCTTGATGACTTGCAGTCTGATGTTGTCGAGAAGTTTCTAAGAGGTAGTTCTGACACAGCAATCGAGATAGTTGATGGGAATTTCTCTTGGGATTTGTCTTCTCCTAATCCAACACTAAAAGATATCAATTTTAAAGTATTCCATGGAATGAGGGTTGCTGTATGTGGTACTGTTGGTTCAGGCAAGTCGAGTTTACTTTCTTGCATTTTGGGAGAGGTACCCAAGATCTCAGGGACACTTAGGTTGTGTGGGAAAAAGGCTTATGTTGCGCAGTCACCTTGGATACAGAGTGGGAAGATTGAGGAGAACATATTGTTTGGTGAGGAGATGGACAGAGAAAGGTATGAGAGGATACTGGAGGCTTGTTCCTTGAAGAAGGACCTGGAAATCCTCTCGTTCGGTGACCAAACAGTTATAGGTGAGAGGGGTATCAATCTGAGTGGCGGACAGAAACAAAGAATACAGATTGCACGAGCTCTCTACCAAGATGCTGATATCTATCTATTTGATGATCCTTTTAGCGCTGTCGATGCACATACTGGATCTCATTTATTTAag GAAGTTTTGCTTGGCCTGTTGAGTTCGAAAACTGTTATTTATGTTACTCATCAAGTTGAGTTCTTACCTGCTGCTGATCTAATATTG GTCATGAAAGATGGAAGGATTACTCAGGCTGGAAATTATAATGACATTCTCAATTCAGAGTCTGATTTTATGGAACTTGTTGGTGCACATAAGACAGCTTTGTCAGCACTTGATTCGAAACAGGCAGGGCCAGCTTCTGGAAATGATAGCGTCAGCAAGGACAATAATGGCATGAGAACTACCAATGGGGTTCCCCAAAAAGAAGAAAACAAGGATCTGCAAATTGGAAAAGCTGATGAGATGGCTGAGCCAAAAGGACAGATTGTtcaagaagaagagagagaaaaaggtAGAGTTGGGTTTCCAGTCTACTGGAAATATCTTACAACGGCATATGGAGGAGCTCTAGTGCCTTTTATTTTGCTGGCACAGATTCTCTTTCAGATCCTTCAAATTGGTAGCAATTATTGGATGGCTTGGGCAACTCCAGTGTCAAAGGATGTGAAACCTGTTGTTAGCAGTTACACACTAATGGTTGTCTATGTAGCTTTGGCGGTTGGAAGTTCTTTTTGCATCCTGGCCAGATCCACACTTCTTGTGACAGCAGGGTACAAGACAGCAACTCTACTCTTCAATAAAATGCATTTGTGCATTTTCCGTGCCCCCATGTCCTTTTTTGATTCGACTCCCAGTGGACGAATCCTGAAtaga GCTTCTACAGACCAAAGTGCAGTTGACATGCAAATTCCATATCAAGTTGGGGCAGTTGCCTTCTCAATGATCCAGCTTTTGGGAATCATTGCAGTGATGTCTCAGGTGGCATGGCAAGTTTTTATCGTTTTTATCCCTGTGATTGCTGCCTGCATCTGGTACCAG CAATATTACATCCCTTCTGCAAGAGAACTTTCACGATTGGTTGGAGTGTGCAAAGCTCCAGTTATCCAACATTTTGCTGAAACAATTTCAGGGTCAACAACTATAAGGAGCTTTGATCAACAATTGAGATTCCAAGAAACAAACATGAAACTGATGGATTCATATTCTCGGCCCTTGTTTCATAGTGCTGCTGCAATGGAATGGCTTTGCTTCCGCTTGGATATGTTCTCTTCTGTTACATTCGCCTTCTCTTTGTTTTTCTTAATCTCTTTCCCAAAGGGAATCGATCCAG CCATTGCCGGTTTAGCTGTGACATATGGACTCAACCTAAACATGTTACAAGCATGGGTGATATGGAATATTTGCAATATGGAGAATAAGATCATATCAGTAGAGAGAATAATCCAATATATGTCTATTCCTAGTGAACCTCCTCTTGTAATAGATGAAAATCGGCCTGACTATTTTTGGCCATCACATGGAGAAGTTGATATTGGTAATCTGCAG GTCCGGTATGCCCCTCACATGCCACTTGTGTTGCGAGGTCTCACATGCACTTTCCCTGGAGGGAAGAAAACCGGTATCGTTGGTAGAACAGGCAGTGGTAAATCTACTCTCATACAAACACTTTTCAGAATTGTTGAGCCCGCAGCTGGTCAGATTTTGATTGATGGCATAAATATCTCATTAATTGGTGTGCACGACTTGCGGTCAAGACTAAGCATCATTCCTCAAGATCCTACCATGTTTGAAGGAACTGTACGGAGTAACCTGGACCCCCTTGACGAGTACACAGATGAACAAATTTGGGAG GCTCTTGATAAGTGCCAGCTTGGAGATGAAGTTAGGAAGAAGGAGAAAAAGCTAGACTCCACAG TTACAGAGAATGGGGAGAACTGGAGTATGGGTCAGAGGCAGCTGGTGTGTCTTGGGCGTGTACTACTGAAGAAAAGTAAGGTTTTGGTGCTGGATGAAGCTACTGCCTCAGTTGATACTGCTACTGATAATTTGATTCAGCAAACCATTAGGCAACACTTCTCTGACTGTACCGTCATAACCATAGCACATCGAATAACGTCTGTTCTTGATAGTGACATGGTTCTGCTTCTGACTCAAG GGCTTATCGAGGAATATGACACTCCAACTAGGTTATTAGAAAGCAATTCATCGTCATTTGCACAACTAGTGGCAGAGTACTCAGCGAGATCTAActccagttttgagaagttaagctGA
- the LOC110665224 gene encoding putative glycerol-3-phosphate transporter 5 yields the protein MQSRTLNLPPALTLFPFLKPPSKTLIFYQIFVLVITFFAYASFHASRKPPSIVKSVLGPTVHLNSSIIQSNLSSMDTGWPPFNGTEGTHRLGEIDLAFLSAYSIGMFFAGHVGDRIDLRLFLVFGMVGSGLFTIIFGFGYWFDIHSLGFFVGIQILCGLFQSIGWPCVVAVVGNWFGKAKRGLIMGVWNSHTSVGNIIGSVVASGVLEFGWGWSFAVPGILVILVGVLVFLFLVVSPEDIGFEPLGMEIEMAVEVEGRENLEKVESEEAGLLEMENSDSLAAIGFLEAWRLPGVAPFAFCLFFSKLVAYTFLYWLPFYIRHTAVAGVHLSHKTAGILSTLFDIGGVFGGILAGYISDMIEARAVTSIVFLLLSIPALILYRVYGSLSMIMNIALMLLSGLLVNGPYSLITTAVAADLGTQDLIKGNSRALATVTAIIDGTGSVGAAIGPLLAGYISTRGWNSVFLMLIVSIFVASLLLIRVAKTEIKRKMNEGKWVSNSTSAH from the exons ATGCAATCCAGAACCCTAAATTTACCTCCAGCTCTTACCCTTTTCCCATTCCTTAAACCCCCGTCCAAAACCCTGATTTTCTACCAAATCTTCGTCCTAGTCATTACCTTCTTTGCATACGCCTCCTTCCATGCCTCTCGAAAGCCGCCCAGTATCGTCAAGAGCGTTCTTGGACCAACTGTGCACTTAAATTCTTCGATAATTCAATCCAATTTAAGCTCTATGGATACTGGTTGGCCTCCATTCAATGGTACGGAGGGAACTCATCGCCTTGGGGAGATTGATCTTGCTTTTCTTTCAGCCTATTCGATCGGGATGTTTTTTGCGGGACATGTTGGTGATAGGATTGATTTGAGATTGTTTCTTGTTTTTGGTATGGTAGGTAGTGGTCTTTTCACTATTATTTTTGGGTTCGGGTATTGGTTTGATATACATTCTTTAGGATTTTTTGTGGGTATACAGATTTTGTGTGGATTGTTCCAGTCTATAGGATGGCCTTGTGTGGTGGCAGTTGTTGGGAATTGGTTTGGGAAAGCAAAGAGAGGGTTGATAATGGGGGTATGGAATTCACATACTTCAGTAGGAAACATTATTGGGTCGGTTGTGGCTTCTGGTGTTTTGGAGTTTGGATGGGGTTGGTCATTTGCGGTGCCTGGGATTTTGGTGATTTTAGTTGGGGTTTTGGTGTTTTTGTTTCTCGTTGTTAGTCCTGAAGATATTGGATTTGAGCCTCTAGGGATGGAGATTGAGATGGCTGTGGAGGTAGAAGGAAGGGAGAACTTAGAGAAAGTGGAATCAGAAGAAGCAGGGCTTCTTGAGATGGAAAATTCAGATTCTTTGGCTGCCATTGGATTTCTGGAAGCTTGGAGACTACCTGGAGTGGCGCCATTTGCTTTCTGCCTCTTCTTTTCGAAGCTAGTGGCTTACACCTTTTTATATTGGTTGCCCTTCTACATTAGGCACACTG CTGTTGCAGGTGTGCATTTGTCACACAAAACTGCTGGTATTCTCTCTACTTTATTTGACATTGGAGGAGTCTTTGGCGGAATTTTGGCTGGATACATATCTGATATGATTGAAGCTCGTGCAGTAACTTCAATTGTATTCTTGTTGTTATCAATTCCAGCCCTTATTTTGTACCGAGTTTATGGGAGcctgtctatgattatgaacATAGCTTTGATGCTTCTTTCTGGTTTGCTTGTGAATGGCCCTTACTCATTAATCACGACGGCTGTTGCAGCCGATCTTGGTACCCAGGACTTAATCAAGGGAAATTCCCGTGCCTTGGCTACTGTCACTGCAATTATAGATGGTACTGGCTCTGTTGGGGCAGCTATTGGCCCACTTTTGGCTGGGTATATTTCAACAAGAGGATGGAACAGTGTTTTTCTAATGCTCATTGTTTCAATTTTCGTTGCAAGTTTACTCTTGATTCGAGTTGCaaaaactgaaattaaaagaaagaTGAATGAGGGGAAATGGGTTTCAAACAGCACAAGTGCACATTGA